Proteins encoded in a region of the Corallococcus caeni genome:
- a CDS encoding DNA topoisomerase 3 — protein MRWDEMGEVPGWDSTVSRDGSVDGGTARGGRGSVLAVVAEKPAVARDIARVLGATERGEGFLRGNGYVVTWAIGHLVGLAQPHEIRPEWKKWHRSHLPMLPEDWPLVVSDSTKDQFQVVRRVMNAPEVSAVVCATDAGREGELIFRYIYDAAGCRKPVRRLWVSSLTERAIRDGFQQLKDGKAYAPLADAAMGRSRADWLVGMNLSRLYTLASGTYGSMLSVGRVQTPTLAMVVERELAIRDFVPRDYLEVVATFVPRGKGAPQGARYQGTWFRSGPDGKPVIPPGHESVREARRLDADGVEAGRVIDRVRGGSAAVESLDAETKRMPPPLLYDLTELQRHANRLFGFSAKHTLEVAQALYEKHKLLSYPRTASRHLSATVADTLPEVVRAIQAPYQEDLAPGTGERPLGKRYVDDAKVTDHHAIIPTPMPASGVRLSPDEQRLYDLVCRRLLQAWHEDHVWKVTTVITAVTSKGDAGPVVDRFHSAGTQVEKVGWKVLDVGGGQKAPRLKSEGRKGADKDKEEEPDDEPQDLPPGLARGQPQTVADVEAVKKRTRPPPRFTEATLLTAMESAGRTLDEKELMDAMRDTGLGTPATRAATIELLLEREYLTREGKRLVATEKGIHLIGVVHPDVKSPVMTGQWEAWLQRIERGQGALDAFMSGIEAYVREVVGQAPTSLPPTPAQAGPGPRSVSAPASGRFETTRPHPAQGPAEELFRTREAATAVARSAALANTARNEVGASARMSHGGAGSGAAFSQGAGGDARHATGASGAGVPIGDARHAGLSTHGAHGGAAHFGDARHAGTSLQGSSGGADVQGSSRFAPGAPAHGLHGAAGRWPEPAAGNTARPASLRGQEAPPNIPPAEVRSAFVQASSEGFGRAKRQPQAVNMGTGRPERVHRAPTPPDKLRGLLKEAFGFNDFRPYQEEVCRAATSGEDLLLVMPTGAGKSLCYQLPGLARAGTTVVVSPLIALMEDQVLRLQSLGFAADRIHSGRDRSTSRQVCAEYLEGRLDFLFIAPERLGVPGFVELLARRTPSLIAIDEAHCISQWGHDFRPDYRLLGSRLPLLRPAPVVALTATATPDVQKDIVQQLGLRGSRGGAAHTFIHGFRRTNIAIEVRELNPGARGDAILSLLKNPEHRPAIVYASTRKHAEQYADLLAHDFHTAPYHAGLQPQERDRIQAAFLKGHLEVIVATTAFGMGIDKPDVRTVIHAALPASLEGYYQELGRAGRDGKDSRAVLLHAFVDRRTHEFFHRRDYPDPSVLERIYQATSNELEPKASIQARVRGDPEIFDKALEQLWIHGGVEMTPDEDVRRGRAAWAVAYIAQRERKQLHLEQMGRYAEAHDCRMRHLVAHFGDVQDSGAACGLCDVCAPESCEVVRFEEPSAMEAHALGRILEALHARDGQATGRLHRELFGEQLHRRDFERLVGGLVRSGLVRLDSDSFDKDGQVILFQRLSLTDTGRRARVIAPGQVVLPQAREVPSKKRKGRTAAGGTKRTSRKRAASTEAAPRGRGKSRRGTDSWTPREPAVDADFHQEAFPTDAPPPARSGWRARTASESSPGPGPRASWNASRNAPPEPGYSAPPASPALVESLKAWRLTEARKRKVPAFRILTDRVLDAIASARPSSGAELMSIHGVGPTLTERYGPQILSLVSRR, from the coding sequence ATGAGGTGGGATGAGATGGGCGAAGTGCCCGGATGGGACAGCACGGTGTCGCGGGACGGGAGCGTGGACGGTGGGACGGCTCGCGGTGGACGGGGGTCCGTCCTCGCGGTGGTGGCGGAGAAGCCCGCCGTGGCGCGCGACATCGCCCGGGTGCTGGGCGCCACCGAGCGCGGCGAGGGCTTCCTTCGCGGCAACGGCTACGTCGTGACGTGGGCCATCGGGCACCTGGTGGGCCTGGCCCAGCCGCATGAAATCCGGCCCGAATGGAAGAAGTGGCACCGCTCGCACCTGCCCATGCTGCCGGAGGACTGGCCGCTGGTGGTGTCGGACTCCACGAAGGACCAGTTCCAGGTCGTCCGCCGGGTGATGAACGCGCCAGAGGTGTCCGCCGTGGTGTGCGCCACGGACGCGGGGCGCGAGGGCGAGCTCATCTTCCGCTACATCTACGACGCCGCCGGGTGCCGCAAGCCGGTGCGGCGGCTGTGGGTGTCGTCGCTGACGGAGCGCGCCATCCGCGACGGCTTCCAGCAGCTCAAGGACGGCAAGGCCTACGCGCCGCTGGCGGACGCCGCCATGGGGCGCAGCCGCGCGGACTGGCTCGTGGGCATGAACCTGTCGCGCCTCTACACGCTGGCGAGCGGGACCTACGGCAGCATGCTGTCCGTGGGGCGCGTGCAGACGCCCACGCTGGCCATGGTGGTGGAGCGCGAGCTGGCCATCCGCGACTTCGTGCCCCGGGACTACCTGGAGGTCGTGGCCACCTTCGTGCCTCGCGGCAAGGGCGCGCCGCAGGGGGCGCGCTACCAGGGCACGTGGTTCCGCTCGGGGCCGGACGGCAAGCCGGTGATTCCGCCGGGCCATGAGTCCGTGCGCGAGGCGCGCCGCCTGGACGCGGACGGCGTGGAGGCGGGCCGCGTCATCGACCGCGTGCGCGGCGGCAGCGCGGCGGTGGAGTCGCTGGACGCGGAGACGAAGCGGATGCCGCCGCCGCTGCTCTACGACCTGACGGAGCTGCAGCGCCACGCGAACCGGCTGTTCGGCTTCAGCGCGAAGCACACCCTGGAGGTGGCGCAGGCGCTCTATGAGAAGCACAAGCTGCTGAGCTATCCGCGCACGGCGAGCCGGCACCTGTCCGCGACGGTGGCGGACACGCTGCCGGAGGTGGTGCGCGCCATCCAGGCCCCGTACCAGGAGGACCTGGCGCCGGGCACGGGCGAGCGCCCCCTGGGCAAGCGCTACGTGGACGACGCGAAGGTGACGGACCACCACGCCATCATCCCCACGCCCATGCCCGCCTCCGGCGTGCGGCTGTCCCCGGACGAGCAGCGCCTCTATGACCTGGTGTGCCGCCGGCTGCTCCAGGCGTGGCACGAGGACCACGTCTGGAAGGTGACCACGGTCATCACCGCGGTGACGTCGAAGGGGGACGCGGGGCCGGTGGTGGACCGCTTCCACAGCGCGGGCACGCAGGTGGAGAAGGTGGGCTGGAAGGTCCTGGACGTGGGGGGCGGGCAGAAGGCGCCGCGCCTCAAGTCCGAAGGCCGCAAGGGCGCGGACAAGGACAAGGAAGAAGAGCCGGACGACGAGCCGCAGGACCTGCCGCCGGGGCTCGCGCGCGGGCAGCCGCAGACGGTGGCGGACGTGGAGGCGGTGAAGAAGCGCACGCGTCCCCCCCCGCGCTTCACGGAGGCGACGCTGCTGACGGCGATGGAGTCCGCGGGGCGCACGCTGGATGAGAAGGAGCTGATGGACGCGATGCGCGACACGGGGCTGGGCACGCCCGCCACGCGCGCCGCGACCATCGAGCTCCTGCTGGAGCGCGAGTACCTGACCCGCGAGGGCAAGCGCCTGGTGGCCACGGAGAAGGGCATCCACCTCATCGGGGTGGTGCACCCGGACGTGAAGTCCCCCGTGATGACCGGCCAGTGGGAGGCGTGGCTCCAGCGCATCGAGCGCGGACAGGGGGCGCTGGACGCGTTCATGAGCGGCATCGAGGCCTATGTGCGGGAGGTCGTGGGGCAGGCGCCCACGTCGCTGCCGCCCACGCCGGCACAGGCTGGACCGGGGCCCCGGAGTGTGTCCGCGCCCGCGAGCGGACGCTTTGAGACCACCCGGCCGCATCCCGCGCAGGGCCCCGCCGAGGAGCTCTTCCGGACCCGTGAGGCCGCGACCGCCGTCGCGCGGAGCGCGGCCCTTGCCAACACCGCGCGCAATGAGGTCGGCGCCTCCGCGCGCATGTCGCACGGGGGCGCGGGCTCCGGGGCCGCGTTCAGCCAGGGCGCGGGAGGCGACGCACGCCATGCAACGGGCGCGTCTGGAGCAGGAGTCCCCATCGGCGACGCACGTCACGCGGGGCTTTCGACCCACGGTGCCCACGGCGGTGCGGCCCATTTCGGTGATGCACGTCACGCGGGGACCTCCCTCCAGGGTTCCTCGGGTGGCGCCGACGTCCAGGGTTCCTCGCGGTTCGCTCCGGGCGCTCCGGCTCACGGCCTCCACGGGGCCGCGGGCCGCTGGCCTGAGCCGGCCGCCGGGAACACCGCCCGGCCCGCGTCGCTGCGCGGCCAGGAGGCTCCCCCCAACATTCCCCCCGCGGAGGTCCGCTCCGCGTTCGTGCAGGCCTCCTCCGAAGGCTTCGGCCGGGCGAAGCGTCAGCCCCAGGCCGTGAACATGGGCACGGGCCGGCCGGAGCGCGTGCACCGCGCCCCCACGCCTCCGGACAAGCTGCGCGGCCTCCTCAAGGAGGCCTTCGGCTTCAACGACTTCCGCCCGTACCAGGAAGAGGTCTGCCGCGCGGCCACGTCCGGCGAGGACCTGCTGCTCGTCATGCCCACGGGCGCGGGCAAGTCCCTCTGCTACCAGCTCCCCGGCCTCGCTCGCGCGGGCACCACCGTCGTCGTCAGCCCGCTCATCGCGCTGATGGAGGACCAGGTGCTGCGGCTCCAGTCGCTGGGCTTCGCCGCGGACCGCATCCACTCCGGCCGGGACCGCTCCACCTCCCGGCAGGTCTGCGCCGAGTACCTCGAAGGCCGCCTGGACTTCCTCTTCATCGCCCCGGAGCGCCTGGGCGTCCCCGGCTTCGTGGAGCTGCTCGCCCGCCGCACCCCGTCGCTCATCGCCATCGACGAGGCGCACTGCATCTCGCAGTGGGGGCATGACTTCCGTCCGGACTACCGGCTCCTGGGCTCGCGCCTGCCGCTCTTGCGTCCCGCCCCCGTGGTGGCCCTCACCGCCACGGCCACGCCGGACGTACAGAAGGACATCGTCCAGCAGCTGGGCCTGCGCGGCTCCCGGGGCGGCGCCGCGCACACCTTCATCCACGGCTTCCGCCGCACCAACATCGCCATCGAGGTGCGCGAGCTGAACCCGGGCGCTCGCGGCGACGCCATCCTGTCGCTGCTGAAGAACCCGGAGCACCGGCCCGCCATCGTCTACGCGTCCACGCGCAAGCACGCGGAGCAGTACGCGGACCTGCTCGCGCACGACTTCCACACCGCGCCGTACCACGCGGGCCTCCAGCCCCAGGAGCGTGACCGCATCCAGGCCGCGTTCCTCAAGGGCCACCTGGAGGTCATCGTCGCGACGACGGCGTTCGGCATGGGCATCGACAAGCCGGACGTGCGCACCGTCATCCACGCGGCGCTGCCGGCCAGCCTGGAGGGCTACTACCAGGAGCTGGGGCGCGCGGGGCGCGACGGCAAGGACTCGCGCGCGGTGCTGCTCCACGCCTTCGTGGACCGGCGCACCCACGAGTTCTTCCACCGCCGTGACTACCCGGACCCCTCCGTCCTGGAACGCATCTACCAGGCCACCTCCAACGAGCTGGAGCCCAAGGCCTCCATCCAGGCCCGCGTGCGAGGCGACCCCGAAATCTTCGACAAGGCGCTCGAGCAGCTGTGGATCCACGGCGGCGTGGAGATGACGCCGGATGAAGACGTGCGGCGCGGCCGCGCGGCCTGGGCCGTGGCGTACATCGCGCAGCGCGAGCGCAAGCAGCTGCACCTGGAGCAGATGGGCCGGTACGCGGAGGCGCACGACTGCCGCATGCGGCACCTCGTCGCGCACTTCGGCGACGTGCAGGACTCCGGCGCGGCCTGCGGCCTGTGCGACGTCTGCGCCCCCGAGTCCTGCGAGGTGGTCCGCTTCGAGGAGCCCTCCGCCATGGAGGCGCACGCGCTGGGCCGCATCCTGGAGGCCCTGCACGCCCGCGACGGCCAGGCCACCGGACGGCTCCACCGCGAGCTCTTCGGAGAGCAACTCCACCGCCGTGACTTCGAGCGGCTCGTGGGCGGACTCGTGCGCTCGGGGCTGGTGCGCCTGGACTCGGACTCCTTCGACAAGGACGGCCAGGTCATCCTCTTCCAGCGGCTGTCCCTGACGGACACCGGCCGCCGCGCGCGCGTCATCGCCCCCGGACAGGTGGTGCTGCCCCAGGCGCGCGAGGTGCCCTCCAAGAAGCGCAAGGGCCGCACCGCGGCCGGTGGCACGAAGCGCACGTCCCGCAAGCGCGCGGCCAGCACGGAGGCCGCGCCCCGGGGACGCGGCAAGAGCCGCCGCGGTACCGACTCCTGGACGCCGCGCGAGCCCGCGGTCGACGCGGACTTCCACCAGGAAGCCTTCCCCACGGACGCCCCCCCTCCGGCCCGGAGCGGCTGGCGGGCACGCACCGCGTCCGAGTCGTCGCCGGGCCCAGGGCCCCGGGCGTCGTGGAACGCGTCCCGCAACGCGCCGCCGGAGCCGGGCTATTCGGCGCCACCGGCGTCCCCCGCCCTGGTGGAGTCCCTCAAGGCCTGGCGCCTCACCGAGGCCCGCAAGCGCAAGGTGCCTGCCTTCCGCATCCTCACCGACCGCGTGCTGGACGCCATCGCCAGCGCCCGGCCCTCCAGCGGCGCGGAGCTGATGTCCATCCACGGCGTGGGGCCCACCCTCACGGAGCGCTACGGTCCGCAGATCCTCTCGCTCGTGTCCCGCCGCTGA
- a CDS encoding MBL fold metallo-hydrolase has protein sequence MELGFETIGNATLICHDNGPVLVTDPWTDGDAYFGSWTLSHEVPEEQRQAILDCPFVWLSHGHPDHLSMASLEKLRSRTLLVPNHFGGRIRDDLREAGFRVQVLADRQWTRLSPRIRVLCLPDVNQDAVLLVEVGGRLIVNLNDAGDRGQGRFVRRVIKEYSETYLLALSGYGDADMMNFFTEDGNRILPYAAAKTPVGQTIARMAETYGVRYFVPFSSMHKYQRADSVWCSEYTTTLPDYARGFASNTCEMLPAFLRHDFTNDSSVSINPKERAIKPVDPKDYGDDWSECLDADEAKQLDQYFRAVEHLGTVLDFVRFRVGGKDHVIDFNTRRFHKGITFEAPRGSLMTAVKYQVFDDLLIGNFMKTTVHGGFGKGSLYPDFSPYVAKYADNGKARTAAELRNYFNEYRGRDMVGYLRHQLDAHCVRPLQTQSAELLRTLLPPGSNTFRMAKETYWKMRRAIL, from the coding sequence ATGGAACTGGGTTTCGAGACGATCGGCAACGCCACACTCATCTGTCACGACAACGGGCCGGTGCTGGTGACCGACCCCTGGACGGACGGAGACGCCTACTTCGGCAGCTGGACGCTGTCCCACGAGGTTCCCGAGGAGCAGCGCCAGGCCATCCTCGACTGCCCCTTCGTGTGGCTGTCGCACGGCCACCCGGACCACCTGAGCATGGCGTCGCTGGAGAAGCTTCGCTCGCGCACCCTCCTGGTCCCCAACCACTTCGGCGGCCGCATCCGCGATGATCTGCGCGAGGCCGGCTTCCGCGTCCAGGTGCTCGCGGACCGTCAGTGGACGCGCCTGTCCCCGCGCATCCGCGTGCTGTGCCTGCCGGACGTGAACCAGGACGCGGTGCTGCTGGTGGAGGTGGGCGGCCGGCTCATCGTCAACCTCAACGACGCCGGGGACCGCGGCCAGGGCCGCTTCGTGCGCCGGGTCATCAAGGAGTACAGCGAGACGTACCTCCTGGCCCTGTCCGGCTACGGCGACGCGGACATGATGAACTTCTTCACCGAGGACGGGAACCGCATCCTCCCGTACGCGGCGGCGAAGACGCCCGTGGGGCAGACCATCGCGCGCATGGCGGAGACGTACGGCGTCCGCTACTTCGTGCCCTTCAGCTCCATGCACAAGTACCAGCGCGCGGACAGCGTCTGGTGCTCCGAGTACACCACCACGCTGCCGGACTACGCGCGGGGCTTCGCCTCCAACACCTGCGAGATGCTCCCGGCCTTCCTGCGCCACGACTTCACCAACGACTCCTCCGTCTCCATCAACCCGAAGGAGCGCGCCATCAAGCCGGTGGACCCCAAGGACTACGGCGATGACTGGAGCGAGTGCCTGGACGCGGACGAGGCGAAGCAGCTGGACCAGTACTTCCGCGCCGTCGAGCACCTGGGCACCGTGCTGGACTTCGTGCGCTTCCGCGTGGGCGGCAAGGACCACGTCATCGATTTCAACACGCGCCGCTTCCACAAGGGCATCACCTTCGAGGCGCCCCGCGGCTCGCTGATGACCGCCGTGAAGTACCAGGTGTTCGACGACCTGCTCATCGGCAACTTCATGAAGACCACCGTGCACGGCGGCTTCGGCAAGGGCAGCCTCTACCCGGACTTCAGCCCCTACGTGGCCAAGTACGCGGACAACGGCAAGGCCCGCACGGCCGCGGAGCTGCGCAACTACTTCAACGAGTACCGCGGCCGCGACATGGTGGGCTACCTGCGCCACCAGCTGGATGCCCACTGCGTGCGCCCCCTCCAGACCCAGTCCGCGGAGCTGCTGCGCACCCTGCTGCCCCCGGGCTCCAACACCTTCCGCATGGCCAAGGAGACCTACTGGAAGATGCGCCGCGCCATCCTCTAG
- a CDS encoding NAD(P)/FAD-dependent oxidoreductase has protein sequence MRPHLPAMERDRDSSHHVVIVGAGFGGLQAAKTLGRADNVRVTVVDRYNHHLFQPLLYQVATAVLNPADISAPIRSVLHSRNTEVLLAEAKSVDPRRKVLIVEGGEIPYDSLVLATGATHSYFKHPEWAQVAPGLKTLEDAVRIRERVLTAFEAAERESDPVRQRQWMTFVIIGAGPTGVELAGALSYMTRHGLPKDFRRIDTREARVVLLEGLPRVLSAYPEELSEAARRDLEKLHVEVRTGALVTGIDGEGVTFGDEHIATRTVMWGAGVAASPLVRSLDVPLDRAGRVKVSPRLTAPGLDDVYVIGDVAAAEHDGKPVPGIAPAAMQMGRHVGKTIRDRLAGRPLKAFRYHDKGSFAVIGRGYAVGLLYDKWRMKGLPAWMVWAGVHIAYLIGFRNRASVMLNWGYTFFTKGGRDMRLITGNVVKRMPALAPSTQAPALPAPARPEPPASRPAPVH, from the coding sequence ATGCGTCCGCACCTTCCCGCCATGGAACGCGACCGGGACAGCAGTCATCACGTGGTCATCGTGGGAGCGGGCTTCGGCGGGCTTCAGGCCGCGAAGACCCTGGGCAGGGCGGACAACGTGCGGGTGACGGTGGTGGACCGCTACAACCACCACCTCTTCCAGCCGCTGCTGTACCAGGTGGCGACGGCGGTGCTGAACCCGGCGGACATCTCCGCGCCCATCCGCAGCGTGCTGCACTCGCGCAACACGGAGGTGCTGCTGGCGGAGGCGAAGTCGGTGGATCCGCGCCGCAAGGTGCTCATCGTCGAGGGCGGGGAGATTCCCTACGACTCGCTGGTGCTGGCCACGGGCGCGACGCACTCGTACTTCAAGCACCCGGAGTGGGCGCAGGTGGCGCCCGGCCTGAAGACGCTGGAGGACGCGGTGCGCATCCGCGAGCGCGTGCTGACGGCCTTCGAGGCCGCGGAGCGCGAGTCCGACCCGGTGCGCCAGCGGCAGTGGATGACCTTCGTCATCATCGGCGCGGGGCCCACGGGCGTGGAGCTGGCGGGGGCGCTCTCGTACATGACGCGGCACGGGCTGCCGAAGGACTTCCGGCGCATCGACACGCGCGAGGCGCGGGTGGTGCTGCTGGAGGGGCTGCCGCGCGTGCTGAGCGCCTATCCGGAGGAGCTGTCGGAGGCCGCGAGGCGCGACCTGGAGAAGCTGCACGTCGAGGTGCGCACCGGCGCCCTGGTGACGGGCATCGACGGGGAGGGCGTCACGTTCGGGGACGAGCACATCGCGACGCGCACGGTGATGTGGGGCGCGGGCGTGGCGGCGTCGCCGCTGGTGCGCTCGCTGGACGTGCCCCTGGACCGCGCGGGGCGGGTGAAGGTGTCTCCGCGGCTCACGGCGCCGGGGCTGGACGACGTGTATGTGATTGGCGACGTGGCGGCGGCGGAGCACGACGGGAAGCCCGTGCCGGGCATCGCGCCGGCGGCGATGCAGATGGGGCGGCACGTGGGGAAGACCATCCGCGACCGGCTGGCGGGCCGGCCGCTGAAGGCGTTCCGCTACCACGACAAGGGCAGCTTCGCGGTGATTGGCCGCGGCTACGCGGTGGGCCTGCTCTACGACAAGTGGCGCATGAAGGGGCTGCCCGCGTGGATGGTCTGGGCGGGCGTGCACATCGCCTACCTCATCGGGTTCCGCAACCGTGCCTCCGTGATGCTCAACTGGGGCTACACGTTCTTCACCAAGGGTGGCCGGGACATGCGGCTCATCACCGGCAACGTGGTGAAGCGCATGCCCGCCCTGGCGCCATCCACGCAGGCGCCCGCCCTGCCTGCTCCCGCGCGTCCGGAGCCGCCGGCGTCGCGGCCCGCGCCGGTGCACTGA
- a CDS encoding NAD-dependent epimerase/dehydratase family protein — protein sequence MKLSRRGVIQAAAALGAVQVLGCASSPKAGPDASKGGDNTAPGKPLNILILGGTRFLGPALVQAAQARGHTLTLFNRGKSNPGLFPEVEKLQGDRDPNKGEGLKALAGRKWDAVIDTSGYVPRIVKASAELLAPNVGQYVFISSVSVYKEMTKKDLNESDAVGTLPDETVEEVGETSYGPLKALCEKAAEAALPGRTLNIRPGLIVGPDDGSDRFTYWPLRVAKGGEVLAPGDGEDPVQVIDARDLAAFIIRNVERRTAGIFNVTGPLKPMNMKGMLEDIQKATGSDARFTWVDTAFLDQQKVTAFADMPAWVPRTGPESGIGAVSIARATQAGLATRPLGDTVRDTLTWFHGLPPDRQEKLRSGLSADREKEVLAAWHQAKGTAKAG from the coding sequence ATGAAGCTGTCCCGAAGAGGCGTGATTCAAGCAGCGGCCGCGTTGGGCGCGGTCCAGGTGTTGGGCTGTGCCTCGTCCCCCAAGGCGGGCCCCGACGCGAGCAAGGGCGGGGACAACACCGCCCCGGGCAAGCCCCTGAACATCCTCATCCTGGGCGGCACCCGGTTCCTGGGCCCCGCGCTGGTGCAGGCGGCGCAGGCGCGCGGCCACACGCTCACGCTCTTCAACCGCGGCAAGTCCAACCCGGGCCTCTTCCCGGAGGTGGAGAAGCTCCAGGGCGACCGCGACCCCAACAAGGGCGAGGGCCTGAAGGCGCTGGCGGGCCGCAAGTGGGACGCGGTCATCGACACGTCCGGCTACGTGCCGCGCATCGTGAAGGCGTCCGCGGAGCTGCTCGCGCCCAACGTGGGGCAGTACGTCTTCATCTCCAGCGTGTCCGTCTACAAGGAGATGACGAAGAAGGACCTCAACGAGTCCGACGCCGTGGGCACCCTTCCCGACGAGACGGTGGAGGAGGTGGGCGAGACGAGCTACGGCCCGCTCAAGGCGCTCTGCGAGAAGGCCGCCGAGGCCGCGCTGCCCGGCCGCACGCTCAACATCCGCCCCGGCCTCATCGTGGGCCCGGATGACGGCTCCGACCGCTTCACCTACTGGCCGCTGCGCGTGGCGAAGGGCGGCGAGGTGCTGGCCCCCGGTGACGGCGAGGACCCGGTGCAGGTCATCGACGCGCGCGACCTGGCCGCGTTCATCATCCGCAACGTGGAGCGCCGCACCGCGGGCATCTTCAACGTCACCGGCCCGCTGAAGCCCATGAACATGAAGGGCATGCTGGAGGACATCCAGAAGGCGACGGGGAGCGACGCGCGCTTCACCTGGGTGGACACGGCGTTCCTGGATCAGCAGAAGGTGACGGCCTTCGCGGACATGCCCGCGTGGGTGCCGCGCACCGGCCCGGAGAGCGGCATCGGCGCGGTGAGCATCGCGCGCGCCACGCAGGCGGGGCTCGCCACCCGCCCGCTCGGGGACACCGTGCGCGACACGCTGACCTGGTTCCACGGCCTGCCGCCGGACCGCCAGGAGAAGCTGCGCTCGGGCCTGTCCGCGGACAGGGAGAAGGAAGTGCTCGCCGCCTGGCACCAGGCGAAGGGCACCGCCAAGGCGGGCTGA
- a CDS encoding NTP/NDP exchange transporter, translating into MLKRFVDVRDEEVGAVLGAFVYFFTLMCGYAILRPIRNEMGTAGDVKHLPWLFTVTFVVMLLAVPAFSALVARYPRRVVVPRVYRFFLVNLLVFFALLKWGVAKEGVARAFYVWLSVYNLFVVSIFWSFMADVFASDQGKRLFGFIAAGGTTGMIVGPFLVGRLAEPVGPVNLILVSAVMLEVSAQCVRRLGHWARDVQHQPATREGPVGGGMLAGLRLLVTSPFLLALGLQVLLYAATSTFLYYQEVQLVASLAKDAAARTAAFADIDFWVQVLTLGIQTLVTGRVISRLGLGVAMAVAPVLTLVGFGVLAFAPVLTVLIGVKSLRGASHYALERPSREILFTTVDREARYKSKSFIDTVVYRGSDTLSAWLQGGLTALGLGMTGLSLAAVPVAALWLAVALYLARQQRTRAAEVIPQTQTTLPGGTTA; encoded by the coding sequence ATGCTCAAGCGCTTCGTGGACGTCCGTGACGAGGAGGTGGGGGCGGTCCTCGGGGCGTTCGTCTACTTCTTCACGCTGATGTGCGGCTACGCCATCCTGCGGCCCATCCGCAACGAGATGGGCACCGCGGGGGACGTGAAGCACCTGCCCTGGCTCTTCACCGTCACGTTCGTCGTGATGCTGCTGGCGGTGCCGGCCTTCTCCGCGCTGGTGGCGCGCTATCCCCGGCGGGTGGTGGTGCCGCGCGTCTACCGCTTCTTCCTGGTCAACCTGCTGGTCTTCTTTGCGCTGCTCAAGTGGGGCGTGGCGAAGGAGGGCGTGGCGCGGGCCTTCTACGTCTGGCTGAGCGTCTACAACCTGTTCGTCGTCTCCATCTTCTGGAGCTTCATGGCGGACGTGTTCGCCAGCGACCAGGGCAAGCGCCTCTTCGGCTTCATCGCCGCGGGCGGCACCACGGGGATGATTGTCGGCCCGTTCCTGGTGGGCCGGCTGGCGGAGCCGGTGGGGCCGGTGAACCTCATCCTCGTGTCCGCCGTGATGCTGGAGGTGAGCGCGCAGTGCGTGCGCCGCCTGGGCCACTGGGCCCGCGACGTGCAGCACCAGCCCGCCACGCGCGAGGGGCCGGTGGGCGGCGGGATGCTCGCGGGCCTGCGGCTGCTGGTGACGTCGCCGTTCCTGCTCGCGCTGGGGTTGCAAGTGCTGCTGTACGCGGCGACCTCCACGTTCCTGTACTACCAGGAGGTGCAGCTGGTCGCGTCCCTGGCGAAGGACGCGGCGGCGCGCACGGCGGCGTTCGCGGACATCGACTTCTGGGTGCAGGTGCTGACCCTGGGCATCCAGACGCTCGTCACCGGCCGGGTCATCTCCCGCCTGGGATTGGGCGTGGCCATGGCGGTGGCGCCGGTGCTGACGTTGGTAGGGTTTGGGGTGCTCGCGTTCGCGCCGGTGCTGACGGTACTCATCGGCGTGAAGTCGCTGCGGGGCGCCAGCCACTACGCGCTGGAGCGCCCGTCGCGTGAAATCCTGTTCACCACGGTGGACCGCGAGGCCCGCTACAAGTCCAAGAGCTTCATCGACACGGTGGTGTACCGCGGCAGCGACACGCTGAGCGCGTGGCTGCAGGGCGGACTCACGGCGCTGGGCCTGGGCATGACGGGCCTGTCGCTGGCGGCCGTGCCCGTGGCCGCGCTGTGGCTCGCGGTGGCCCTGTACCTGGCGCGCCAGCAGCGCACGCGCGCCGCTGAAGTCATTCCGCAGACGCAGACGACCCTACCCGGAGGAACCACGGCATGA